One window from the genome of Magnolia sinica isolate HGM2019 chromosome 4, MsV1, whole genome shotgun sequence encodes:
- the LOC131241985 gene encoding chaperone protein dnaJ 20, chloroplastic-like: MDIAISSSLTMFKPMEFSSRRSLQTRSKTKTISCSVTRSNTVSETNFYKLLSLDSEKAGFDEIKKAYRNKALRCHPDVCPPSRKEEFTWMFVELRKAYETLSDPISRRKYDCELGLCKAADTYMGATRSEFSRATWEDQLAQLRMRSDRRMKQKKGSSSSRMRSQQM; this comes from the coding sequence ATGGATATTGCCATAAGTTCTAGCCTGACTATGTTCAAACCGATGGAATTTTCCTCTCGTCGCAGCCTCCAAACACGTAGCAAGACCAAAACAATCTCATGCAGTGTAACCAGATCGAATACAGTAAGCGAGACGAATTTCTACAAACTTCTGTCGCTCGACTCGGAGAAAGCAGGGTTTGATGAGATAAAGAAAGCTTATAGGAACAAGGCACTTCGATGCCACCCAGATGTTTGCCCTCCTTCTAGGAAGGAAGAATTCACGTGGATGTTCGTTGAGCTTCGTAAGGCTTATGAGACGTTGTCTGATCCGATCTCGCGTAGGAAGTATGATTGTGAATTGGGTTTGTGCAAGGCAGCAGATACTTACATGGGTGCGACGAGATCGGAGTTCTCGAGAGCGACATGGGAAGATCAGCTGGCTCAGCTGAGGATGAGGTCTGACCGTCGGATGAAACAAAAGAAGGGATCATCGAGTAGTAGGATGAGATCCCAACAGATGTAA
- the LOC131241986 gene encoding chaperone protein dnaJ 20, chloroplastic-like: MDIAISSSLSMYKPIKFSSRRSLQTRTKTKTISCSATISKTVSGTNFYKLLSLDSENASFDEIKKAYRNMALRCHPDVCPPSRKEEFTWMFVELRKAYETLSDPVSRRKHDYELGLCKAANTYMGATKSEFSRATWEDQLAQLRMRSDRRMKQKKG, encoded by the coding sequence ATGGATATTGCCATTAGTTCTAGCCTCAGTATGTACAAACCCATCAAATTTTCCTCTCGTCGCAGCCTCCAAACACGTACCAAGACCAAAACAATCTCATGCAGTGCAACCATATCGAAAACGGTAAGCGGGACGAATTTCTACAAACTTCTGTCGCTCGACTCAGAGAATGCAAGCTTCGACGAGATAAAGAAAGCTTATAGGAACATGGCACTTCGTTGCCACCCAGATGTTTGCCCTCCTTCTAGGAAAGAAGAATTCACGTGGATGTTCGTCGAGCTTCGCAAGGCTTATGAGACGTTGTCCGATCCGGTCTCGCGTAGGAAGCACGACTATGAGTTGGGTTTGTGCAAGGCAGCAAATACTTACATGGGTGCGACGAAATCGGAGTTCTCGAGAGCAACTTGGGAAGATCAGCTGGCCCAGCTGAGGATGAGGTCTGACCGTCGGATGAAACAAAAGAAGGGATGA